In a genomic window of Pontibacter liquoris:
- a CDS encoding GEVED domain-containing protein: protein MFCILLCWYSFIPPAQAQTKVWDQTYGGIVSSVDPEVPVDGVDDEEFKLGRSAFGAMVALPDGGYLLGGSSDSDKGNDKSQSWIGDRGSTSFWLVRIDAGGNKLWDKAIAGSNLNAMIPTSDGGFLLGGRASADYLIVKIDADGNELWRKSYGGNGNDQLNALVATADGGYLLGGQSSSGKSGDKSEPVRGPANDSDFWVVKINATGDKVWDKTFGSSDVDVLTAVAVTEDGDYLLGGWARGESISGDKTQANRGQDDYWVIRINARGNKVWDKRYGGKSSDHLEAMLVTPNGGILLGGTSGSGKEGDRSEASKGSFDYWVIMLDAQGSKVGDKAYGSESFDTFQDLVATPDGGYLLGGYAGFGRSSGDKSEGSRGELDFWIIKVTESGEKVWDKTFGGGAVDVLRDIVVSPDGNYLLGGTSNSYASGDKTAAKKGLEDYWVVKVHDQGKPYCIPAMTQGCADDHYIANFKFGEVYYNAPGQGCKNEDGYTLFRPFFDIYSDARYTTTLRQGQSYPVSFASESPSGYVAKEQAYGVWIDYNDDKDFEDAGEFVYGSPAVGAAFSGTVVIPADAAAGVRRMRVRSRPDGAFAASESCSAGRYGETQDYTLAIGYCASFAADGCGNGAYIDNFSFHTLVNEGSGCNGNLGGYISYDTTGTLTTTVKKGQKYDISVQAGSVAQTFGVWIDFNNDQDFEDEGEFVYRSPLVEGENYNNGNGFFSPSASTDRFTGKVSIPSSAITGPVRMRVRSNKFNFYQSGACAEFFPDDATDQEDAFANGETEDYTITIEAPDQVAVPTFTSFSPREGLPGDTVRLRGTALATTHTVLFNGVEANFKVISDKELRAVVPASATTGRITIQTTGGKDVSGKLFTVLQPQIAFFAPWWGHAGSAVYIAGRYLSTTKNVSFNGVEAKSFSVYNDYLVRAVVPAGATTGRIMLELEGGATATSAWNFQVTGNPWALIAFRATADSAAAITGALAQEEALLAYPNPFTGSAHIAANLGKAAPVRLVIYSEVGQVVREISFGQLPAGQHDLLWDGNDSQHTPVAPGLYFYHVLVGDKRLSGKLLKAGSPAR, encoded by the coding sequence TTGTTTTGTATACTTCTCTGTTGGTATAGTTTTATACCGCCGGCACAGGCCCAGACAAAAGTATGGGACCAGACGTATGGCGGCATTGTTTCTTCGGTAGATCCCGAAGTACCGGTAGATGGAGTGGACGATGAAGAATTTAAACTCGGCAGGTCTGCCTTTGGGGCCATGGTAGCGCTACCGGATGGCGGTTACCTGCTGGGTGGCTCCTCCGACTCAGATAAAGGGAATGATAAGAGCCAAAGTTGGATCGGAGATCGCGGTAGCACCAGTTTCTGGCTCGTGCGAATTGATGCTGGTGGCAACAAGCTTTGGGACAAAGCCATTGCAGGTAGTAATCTAAACGCCATGATTCCCACATCAGATGGTGGTTTTTTACTGGGCGGCCGTGCAAGTGCCGATTACCTGATCGTTAAAATTGATGCTGATGGGAATGAGCTTTGGCGCAAAAGTTATGGAGGCAATGGCAACGATCAGTTGAACGCGCTGGTAGCTACTGCCGATGGCGGGTATCTGTTAGGAGGCCAGTCGTCGTCAGGCAAAAGCGGGGATAAAAGCGAGCCGGTGCGGGGGCCTGCCAACGACTCCGATTTCTGGGTGGTAAAGATCAACGCAACAGGTGACAAAGTATGGGATAAAACTTTTGGCAGTTCGGATGTAGATGTACTGACAGCTGTGGCCGTAACCGAAGACGGCGACTACCTGCTGGGTGGCTGGGCGAGAGGGGAAAGTATAAGCGGGGACAAAACCCAGGCTAACAGAGGACAAGACGATTATTGGGTGATCCGGATCAATGCAAGGGGTAACAAAGTATGGGACAAACGGTATGGCGGGAAATCAAGCGACCACCTGGAGGCGATGCTGGTTACCCCCAATGGCGGGATTTTGCTGGGCGGAACTTCCGGGTCCGGAAAGGAAGGAGACAGAAGCGAGGCAAGTAAAGGAAGCTTCGATTACTGGGTTATTATGCTGGATGCGCAGGGAAGCAAAGTAGGGGACAAGGCCTATGGCAGCGAAAGCTTTGACACCTTTCAAGACTTGGTCGCCACGCCCGACGGAGGCTATTTGCTGGGAGGGTATGCGGGGTTCGGAAGGAGCAGCGGGGATAAAAGTGAAGGCAGCAGAGGGGAATTAGATTTTTGGATCATAAAAGTAACAGAAAGCGGAGAGAAAGTATGGGACAAGACCTTTGGAGGCGGGGCAGTGGATGTGCTTCGGGATATCGTTGTCTCTCCGGATGGAAACTACCTCTTGGGCGGTACCTCTAACTCCTATGCCAGCGGCGATAAAACTGCTGCTAAAAAGGGACTGGAAGATTATTGGGTTGTAAAAGTACACGACCAGGGGAAACCCTATTGCATTCCGGCTATGACCCAGGGCTGCGCCGATGATCATTATATCGCGAACTTCAAATTTGGAGAGGTGTACTATAATGCGCCGGGGCAAGGCTGCAAGAATGAGGACGGTTATACCCTTTTTAGACCATTCTTTGATATTTACAGCGATGCACGATATACGACCACCCTCAGGCAGGGACAAAGCTATCCTGTTAGTTTCGCGTCCGAGTCGCCAAGCGGCTATGTAGCCAAAGAACAGGCCTACGGGGTTTGGATCGACTATAATGATGACAAAGACTTTGAGGACGCCGGGGAGTTTGTGTATGGTTCACCGGCTGTTGGCGCCGCCTTTTCCGGCACCGTAGTTATACCTGCCGATGCTGCCGCCGGCGTGAGGCGCATGCGGGTGAGGAGCAGGCCAGACGGTGCATTCGCCGCCTCTGAGTCCTGCTCCGCTGGCAGGTATGGCGAAACACAGGATTATACCCTGGCCATCGGCTACTGTGCCTCCTTTGCGGCAGACGGCTGCGGTAATGGTGCGTATATCGATAATTTCAGCTTCCATACCCTTGTCAACGAGGGCTCCGGCTGCAATGGCAACCTTGGCGGCTACATCAGTTATGATACCACTGGTACCCTGACCACTACCGTGAAGAAAGGCCAAAAATATGATATCAGCGTGCAGGCGGGTTCGGTGGCACAAACCTTTGGCGTGTGGATAGATTTTAACAACGACCAGGATTTTGAGGATGAAGGAGAATTTGTGTACCGCTCTCCCCTTGTGGAAGGTGAAAATTACAATAATGGCAACGGCTTCTTCTCGCCGTCCGCCAGCACCGATCGGTTTACAGGAAAAGTAAGCATACCGTCTTCTGCTATCACCGGGCCTGTGCGGATGCGGGTGCGGTCCAACAAGTTTAATTTTTATCAGAGTGGAGCATGCGCAGAGTTCTTCCCGGATGATGCGACTGATCAGGAAGACGCCTTTGCCAATGGCGAAACAGAGGATTATACCATTACCATCGAAGCCCCGGACCAAGTAGCCGTGCCCACGTTTACCTCCTTTTCACCACGCGAGGGCTTGCCCGGTGATACCGTGCGACTGCGTGGCACCGCACTCGCTACCACCCACACAGTGCTCTTCAATGGTGTGGAGGCTAATTTCAAGGTCATCAGCGACAAGGAACTGCGGGCGGTGGTCCCGGCCTCGGCCACTACGGGCCGAATCACGATCCAAACCACGGGCGGCAAAGATGTGAGCGGCAAACTTTTTACCGTGCTGCAGCCCCAGATCGCTTTCTTTGCGCCCTGGTGGGGACACGCAGGCTCCGCTGTCTACATTGCTGGTCGGTACTTGTCCACCACAAAGAATGTTAGTTTCAATGGCGTAGAGGCAAAAAGCTTTAGCGTGTACAACGATTACCTGGTACGGGCAGTAGTGCCGGCCGGAGCCACCACCGGCAGGATCATGCTCGAACTGGAAGGAGGAGCAACAGCTACCAGCGCCTGGAATTTCCAGGTAACAGGCAACCCATGGGCACTGATCGCCTTCCGCGCCACAGCGGATAGTGCGGCAGCCATAACAGGCGCCTTGGCGCAGGAAGAGGCGCTGCTGGCCTATCCTAACCCGTTCACCGGCAGTGCCCATATTGCGGCTAATCTGGGCAAAGCCGCGCCGGTGCGGCTGGTGATTTACTCGGAAGTGGGGCAGGTGGTGCGCGAGATCAGCTTTGGCCAGCTGCCCGCCGGGCAGCATGACTTGCTCTGGGATGGCAATGACAGCCAGCACACGCCGGTAGCGCCCGGTTTATACTTCTATCATGTGCTGGTGGGAGATAAGCGGCTAAGCGGAAAACTGCTTAAGGCAGGCAGCCCTGCCCGGTAA
- the glgX gene encoding glycogen debranching protein GlgX, which translates to MKVTTYLGSPYPLGATWDGKGVNFALYADNATGVELCLFHSTDDKKEYARVKMAERTHQVWHVYLPDAKPGLLYGYRVQGPYNPENGERYNPHKLLIDPYARAISGTIEWHDALFGYKMGDKKQDLTFSKTDSAPFIPKSVVIDPAFDWEGDVAPKIPYHKSIIYETHVKGFTQLHPDIPEEIRGTYQALAHPVTINYLQELGITAVELLPVHHFVTDRYLLDKGLTNYWGYNSIGFFAPDVRYAKSNKIGSQVQEFKQMVKELHKAGIEVILDVVYNHTGEGNQMGPTLSFRGIDNASYYRLVEDNKRYYMDYTGTGNTLNANLPSVLRLIMDSLRYWILEMHVDGFRFDLASTLARELHEVDRLSSFFDIIHQDPVISQVKLIAEPWDVGEGGYQVGNFPPGWTEWNGKYRDCIRDYWRGADSMLAEFAERFTGSSDLYRDDYRRPTASINFVTAHDGFTLNDLVSYNEKHNEANGENNNDGESHNRSWNCGVEGPTDDPAILELRQRQKRNLLTTLFLSQGVPMLVAGDEISRTQGGNNNAYCQDNEISWLNWAAADKELLAFTQKLIQLRKSHPMFCRRRWFQGQPIKGVGVEDIAWFLPEGTEMTDENWSHDFAKSLGVYLNGRGVHALGPKGEQILDDSFYIIFNAYYGELEYTLPPEKYGTKWTKVLDTTWNLIEDGETYKAGDVVKVQGNSVVLLHHPLAAHHKAKAS; encoded by the coding sequence ATGAAAGTAACAACATACCTGGGCAGCCCATACCCTTTAGGCGCTACCTGGGACGGGAAAGGAGTGAATTTTGCATTGTATGCGGACAACGCAACGGGCGTGGAGCTTTGCCTGTTTCATTCGACCGATGACAAGAAAGAATATGCGCGCGTGAAGATGGCCGAACGCACTCATCAGGTATGGCACGTATACCTGCCTGATGCAAAGCCTGGCCTGCTCTACGGCTACCGCGTGCAAGGCCCTTATAACCCGGAAAATGGCGAGCGCTATAACCCGCATAAGCTGCTCATCGATCCCTATGCCCGGGCCATATCAGGTACTATCGAATGGCACGATGCCCTCTTCGGGTATAAAATGGGCGATAAGAAACAGGATTTGACCTTCTCCAAAACCGATAGCGCGCCCTTTATTCCCAAATCCGTAGTAATTGACCCTGCTTTTGATTGGGAGGGAGATGTGGCTCCCAAAATACCTTACCATAAATCGATTATTTATGAAACGCATGTAAAGGGCTTTACGCAGCTGCACCCCGATATTCCGGAAGAGATCCGGGGCACATACCAGGCGCTGGCCCATCCGGTTACCATCAACTACCTGCAGGAACTCGGTATCACAGCCGTCGAGCTGTTGCCGGTGCATCATTTTGTGACCGACCGCTACCTGCTGGACAAAGGCCTGACCAATTACTGGGGCTATAACTCGATCGGCTTTTTTGCCCCTGATGTGCGGTATGCCAAAAGCAACAAGATCGGAAGCCAGGTGCAGGAGTTCAAGCAAATGGTGAAGGAACTGCACAAAGCAGGCATCGAAGTGATTTTGGATGTGGTGTATAACCACACGGGCGAAGGCAATCAGATGGGCCCCACGCTCTCGTTCCGGGGCATTGATAATGCGTCGTACTACCGGCTGGTAGAAGACAACAAGCGCTATTACATGGATTATACCGGTACCGGCAATACGCTGAACGCCAACCTGCCCAGTGTGCTGCGCCTGATCATGGACAGCCTCCGCTACTGGATCCTGGAGATGCACGTGGATGGTTTCCGGTTTGACCTGGCCTCGACGCTTGCCCGCGAGCTGCACGAGGTAGACCGGTTGAGCTCCTTCTTTGACATCATTCACCAGGACCCGGTTATCTCGCAGGTAAAGCTTATTGCCGAGCCTTGGGATGTGGGCGAAGGCGGTTACCAGGTGGGCAACTTCCCGCCCGGATGGACGGAATGGAATGGCAAGTACCGCGACTGCATCCGGGATTACTGGCGCGGGGCAGATAGTATGCTGGCCGAATTTGCCGAGCGCTTTACCGGCAGCTCCGACCTCTACCGCGACGACTACCGCAGGCCTACCGCCAGCATTAACTTTGTGACGGCGCATGACGGCTTTACCCTGAATGACCTGGTCTCTTATAACGAAAAGCACAACGAGGCCAACGGCGAAAACAACAACGACGGGGAGAGCCACAACCGCTCCTGGAACTGCGGGGTTGAGGGGCCAACCGATGATCCGGCTATTCTGGAACTGCGGCAACGGCAGAAGCGGAATTTACTTACCACGCTTTTCCTGAGCCAGGGAGTGCCCATGCTGGTGGCAGGCGACGAGATAAGCCGCACCCAGGGCGGCAATAACAACGCCTACTGCCAGGACAATGAAATATCGTGGCTCAACTGGGCTGCCGCCGACAAAGAGCTGCTGGCCTTTACCCAAAAGCTGATACAGTTGCGCAAAAGTCACCCGATGTTCTGCCGCCGCCGCTGGTTTCAGGGGCAGCCGATAAAAGGCGTTGGGGTAGAAGATATTGCCTGGTTTTTACCGGAAGGCACCGAAATGACGGACGAGAACTGGAGCCATGATTTTGCCAAATCGCTGGGCGTATACCTCAACGGCCGTGGGGTGCATGCCCTGGGGCCAAAAGGGGAGCAGATCCTGGACGATAGCTTCTACATTATTTTTAATGCCTATTACGGCGAGCTGGAGTATACCTTGCCACCCGAAAAGTATGGCACTAAATGGACCAAGGTGCTGGACACTACCTGGAACCTGATCGAAGATGGCGAAACGTATAAGGCCGGTGATGTGGTGAAGGTACAAGGAAATTCGGTCGTGCTGCTGCACCACCCGCTTGCAGCCCACCATAAAGCAAAAGCCAGTTAA
- a CDS encoding antibiotic biosynthesis monooxygenase family protein, with protein MIARHWTGWLKPGEVANYEQHLTQHLFPELKQLPGYISTTVYRRQVTDAVEFLVITHWTSMEAIRQFAGDDPDKAVIPEEARKMMVRYDTEARHYQVAQL; from the coding sequence ATGATTGCAAGACACTGGACGGGCTGGCTCAAACCCGGGGAGGTAGCCAACTATGAACAGCACCTGACCCAACACCTGTTCCCCGAGCTAAAGCAGCTGCCAGGATATATAAGCACTACCGTTTACCGGCGTCAGGTGACAGATGCGGTGGAGTTTCTGGTAATAACCCACTGGACATCCATGGAGGCGATCCGGCAATTTGCAGGCGATGACCCGGACAAGGCGGTTATTCCGGAAGAAGCCCGCAAAATGATGGTGCGCTACGATACGGAAGCACGCCACTACCAGGTAGCGCAGTTATGA
- a CDS encoding M13 family metallopeptidase: MNLSVKPGNDFYEYANGTWLKNNPVPAKETRWGSFNELRDFNINAVKSILNEAAGNKSAATGSIEKRVGDFYAAAMDSAAIDKLGYKPIKADLKRAGKVKNVQDVLNEAAYLRTVGYSSPMFGFYVGQDRKNVENMVPQLSQGGTTLPDRDYYLKNDARSTKIQEAYKKYITTLFTLTGAKPAVAEKNAETIFNLEKKLAAAQMSRVEMRDPYKTYNKFAVADLSKTTPNIDWQPLMAKMKVTGQDTVLVNNPAFFKELNSLVKSVPVADWQTYLQWSVLKSSAPYLSQPFVDANFAYSQALSGQKVQTPRWQRMSSLTDGTIGELLGQLYVQKYFKPEAKARMQELIGNLIKAYEIRINNLEWMSATTKQKALDKLHAFTPKIAYPDNWKNYDGLEISRKSFFQNLRNADLWAYNDMVSQLGKPVDRTKWGMSAPTVNAYYSPVMNEIVFPAGILQFPFFDPNADDAVNYGGIGAVIGHEISHGFDDSGSQYDKDGTLRNWWTEEDRTQFQKKANALQAQYDAYTILDTVHVNGKLTMGENIGDLGGLNAAYEAFKMTKQGKSNEKIDGFTPDQRFFLAWAQVWRTNILPEAAAQQVVTDPHSPGQYRTIGAPVNMDAWYQAFDVKPGDKLYKKPEDRIRLW; encoded by the coding sequence ATGAACCTGTCGGTGAAGCCCGGCAACGACTTTTACGAGTATGCCAACGGCACCTGGCTGAAGAACAACCCTGTTCCGGCAAAGGAAACCCGCTGGGGAAGCTTTAACGAGCTGCGCGACTTTAACATCAATGCTGTTAAATCCATTCTGAACGAAGCGGCTGGCAACAAAAGCGCCGCTACCGGCTCTATTGAAAAGCGCGTAGGTGATTTTTACGCAGCGGCCATGGACAGCGCTGCCATCGACAAACTTGGTTACAAGCCGATCAAAGCCGACCTGAAAAGAGCCGGTAAAGTAAAGAATGTACAGGACGTGCTCAACGAGGCCGCTTACCTGCGTACCGTGGGTTACAGCTCGCCGATGTTCGGATTCTATGTGGGCCAGGACCGCAAGAACGTGGAGAACATGGTGCCCCAGCTTAGCCAGGGCGGCACTACGCTGCCTGACCGCGATTACTATCTGAAAAATGATGCCCGCAGCACCAAAATTCAGGAAGCCTATAAAAAGTATATCACCACGCTCTTCACCTTAACCGGTGCCAAGCCGGCCGTTGCCGAGAAAAATGCCGAAACCATCTTCAACCTGGAGAAAAAACTGGCTGCTGCGCAAATGAGCCGCGTGGAAATGCGTGATCCGTATAAAACTTACAATAAATTTGCTGTTGCGGACCTGAGCAAAACCACGCCGAACATTGACTGGCAGCCGCTAATGGCCAAAATGAAAGTAACCGGACAGGACACGGTGCTGGTAAACAACCCTGCTTTCTTTAAAGAGCTTAACAGCCTGGTAAAGAGCGTTCCGGTTGCCGACTGGCAGACATACCTGCAGTGGAGCGTGCTCAAATCGTCGGCCCCATACCTGAGCCAGCCTTTTGTAGATGCCAACTTTGCTTACTCGCAGGCACTGAGCGGCCAGAAAGTACAGACGCCGCGCTGGCAGCGTATGTCGTCGCTCACCGACGGCACCATTGGCGAATTGCTGGGCCAGTTGTATGTGCAGAAATACTTTAAGCCTGAGGCGAAAGCCCGCATGCAGGAGCTGATCGGTAACCTGATCAAAGCGTACGAGATCCGTATTAACAACCTGGAGTGGATGAGCGCTACAACCAAGCAAAAAGCTTTGGATAAACTCCACGCTTTCACTCCAAAGATCGCTTACCCGGACAACTGGAAAAACTACGACGGCCTGGAGATCAGCCGCAAGTCATTCTTCCAGAACCTACGCAACGCTGATTTATGGGCGTATAACGACATGGTGAGCCAGCTGGGCAAACCGGTTGACAGAACCAAATGGGGTATGTCTGCTCCAACGGTGAACGCCTACTACAGCCCGGTAATGAACGAGATCGTGTTCCCGGCCGGTATCCTGCAGTTCCCGTTCTTTGACCCGAATGCGGATGATGCCGTGAATTATGGTGGTATCGGTGCCGTGATCGGCCACGAGATCTCCCACGGTTTCGATGACTCCGGCAGTCAGTATGATAAAGACGGTACCCTGCGCAACTGGTGGACCGAAGAAGACCGTACGCAGTTCCAGAAGAAAGCCAATGCCCTGCAGGCGCAATATGACGCTTATACTATCCTGGACACGGTACACGTGAACGGCAAATTGACGATGGGTGAAAACATTGGTGACCTGGGTGGCCTGAACGCGGCTTACGAAGCCTTTAAGATGACGAAGCAAGGCAAGTCGAACGAGAAGATCGATGGCTTCACGCCGGATCAGCGCTTCTTCCTGGCCTGGGCACAGGTATGGCGAACCAACATCCTTCCAGAGGCAGCTGCCCAGCAGGTGGTTACAGACCCACACTCGCCGGGCCAGTACAGAACCATTGGCGCGCCGGTAAACATGGATGCCTGGTACCAGGCCTTTGATGTGAAGCCTGGCGACAAGCTGTATAAGAAACCGGAGGACCGTATCAGACTTTGGTAA
- a CDS encoding TetR/AcrR family transcriptional regulator has translation MRLHKTYFQGVPQGDRKMAKTKKDLILESALILFAENGYNATPTSMIARKAGVSEGLIFKHCASKENLLDMVVKAGYRRIMERSKGLMMEDDPQKLLANVLDMPLKLVEEERVFWRMQFKLTNEEIAQKHHLRYSNSISTKLVEAFSKLGYKEPELEAEFLLLTVEGLWRLFSVNDDKDRFVRLLDLIKSKY, from the coding sequence TTGAGACTTCACAAAACGTACTTCCAGGGTGTGCCGCAAGGCGATCGTAAAATGGCCAAAACAAAAAAAGACCTTATATTAGAATCAGCCTTAATCCTGTTTGCAGAGAATGGCTACAATGCAACGCCAACCAGCATGATAGCGCGCAAAGCCGGTGTTTCGGAAGGCTTGATCTTTAAGCACTGCGCAAGCAAAGAAAATCTGCTCGACATGGTGGTGAAGGCAGGCTACCGTCGCATTATGGAACGGAGCAAGGGACTGATGATGGAGGACGATCCGCAGAAGCTGCTGGCCAATGTGCTGGACATGCCCCTGAAACTGGTAGAGGAAGAGCGTGTTTTCTGGCGCATGCAGTTTAAGTTAACCAACGAGGAGATCGCCCAGAAACATCACCTGCGGTATTCCAATTCTATTTCTACAAAATTGGTCGAAGCCTTTTCGAAACTAGGGTATAAAGAGCCGGAGCTGGAAGCCGAATTTCTGCTGCTGACAGTAGAAGGGTTGTGGCGCCTGTTTTCCGTAAACGACGACAAAGACCGGTTTGTCCGCCTGCTGGACCTGATCAAATCAAAGTATTAA